A window of Cucurbita pepo subsp. pepo cultivar mu-cu-16 unplaced genomic scaffold, ASM280686v2 Cp4.1_scaffold000569, whole genome shotgun sequence genomic DNA:
ATTCATATTAAAGCACTTTTCGAATTCTCTTCAACACAATCACATATTTCTGAAGCGTAATATGGAGATAGCCTCTGACAAAGATAAAGGTATGTTCTCCattctcaatttttctctTGATCCATACCCGTCCATTCTGGATATAGATTTATCAGACTATCAATATTCTCAACATTTTGAAATCCATGGCCATTCTCACGGTATAATCTGTGTTGCCGATGGTATTATTTCGAATGTTTTCCTTTGTAACCCAGCAACTAGAGAGTTTCGTAAACTTCCGCCGTCCATTTTTCCCGTTTGTACCATCACTGATGCCTCTCCCCGTCCTATTCGTTACGAGTTGATAATGCATGCCGTCGGATTTGGGTATGATGCAAATTCCAGGGATTTTAAAGTGGTTAGAATTGTGGATATTGTTGGACTCCGTCGTGGATATCCGGTTCGAAAAGCAGAAATTTACGAATTGAGCAAAGACAGATGGAGAGAAATTGAACCCCCTGTTCGTTACAGCGAGGTAAGTTCAATGGCTTCATTTGATATGTTCCACGAAGGAACATATTACTGGTGGTCATCGGAAGAAGATGAGGAGTTTATACAGTCGTTCAACATGAGTGATGAGGTTTTTGGCGAAATTCCATTACCAGAGAGTTTGAATATGGATAAGGTGGGTGAAATTCCGTTACAAGAGAGTTTGAATATGGATGAGGGGGagggggaggaggaggaggagtggCCGGAGGGGCCGGAGGAGCCGAGGAAGATGTGGAGCATGGGAATTTTAAATGGATCGATAGTTGTGCTTGATTATCTATGGGGAGGAATTGATGAGAAAAGCTTCAATGTTTGGGAGATGAAAAAAGAGGAATCAGGGGTTTGGTGGTCAAAATTGTTTACGATTGGTCGTATTGGTGGAATTGAAAATCCATTGTTGTTTGTAAGTTCAGATGAACTTCTAATGGAGTCCAACAA
This region includes:
- the LOC111785566 gene encoding uncharacterized protein LOC111785566 — protein: MAALLGNMQLTMEILSWLPPETLLRFKSVHKSWYALIDDPQFILKHFSNSLQHNHIFLKRNMEIASDKDKATREFRKLPPSIFPVCTITDASPRPIRYELIMHAVGFGYDANSRDFKVVRIVDIVGLRRGYPVRKAEIYELSKDRWREIEPPVRYSEVSSMASFDMFHEGTYYWWSSEEDEEFIQSFNMSDEVFGEIPLPESLNMDKVGEIPLQESLNMDEGEGEEEEEWPEGPEEPRKMWSMGILNGSIVVLDYLWGGIDEKSFNVWEMKKEESGVWWSKLFTIGRIGGIENPLLFVSSDELLMESNKGHAVLYNIKTQHIKELPIKGDENTFEATFFVKSLFSVKGGNNNRVCSLSKDKIII